ATCGGCAGCATCGCCAGAATGACGACGGTCACTTGCGGCGGCACCCCTTGAAGCGCGGCGACAATGGCTTCCCTTATGGCTTCCATCCTTCCTCCCCCACCAGCGGCACAAAGGCGCAAGCGCCGTGATTCTCCTCGTGATAATCATCTCCCCTGCGCGTAACGACAACCAAATCCTGAACACCAAGGGACCCGGTGGGAATGACCAGCCTGCCACCTTCCGCCAGTTGGCCCTTTAGGGATGACGGAAGATCGGGCGCCCCGGCCGTCACGAGGATGCCGTCATAAGGGGAGCCCTCGGCAAGCCCCTTGGACCCATCTCCGATCCTGAACCGGACATTGATCAACCCCAAGCCGGTCAGGAGATTTTGCGCCCGCAAGGACAGGGCGGCGATCCTCTCAACCGTCCAGAGATCGACGCCCATCATCGCCAAAATCGCCGCCTGATAACCCGATCCGGTTCCTACCTCTAGTACTTTCATCCCCGGAACGGGATCGAGAGCCACGGTCATCAGGGCGACCATATAGGGCTGGGAGATGGTCTGGCCTGAACCAATGGGAAGGGCCCGGTCATCGTAGGCCGATTCACATTGTTCCTGTGGAACAAATAGATGCCTCGGCGTCTTTAACATAGCTTCGATGAGCTGGGGATGATTTATCCGCCGACCTTGAATCTGCTCCTCCACCATCCGGCGGCGGCGTGCAGGGTAAGGAAGAAAAGAGGTTTCAGCCGATGTCCGCTTGAAGAAAACCATCACCCATTATTGCCGTTGAACACGGCGTCAAAATTCCATCCGCCCATTTCCTGGACCGAACGGAAATCGGTTCGATCCAGCGAAATCGGGGTGACGGAAACATATCCGGCCTGCACGGCGAAGAAGTCACTACTCTCGTCATACTTCCAATCGGGATCATCCCCACCGATCCAATAGTATGGTCGGCCCCGGGGATCAACTTTATCAATAATCACATCCCGGTACACCCGGTCACCCAGCTTTGTCACCCGGACGCCTTTGATTTCATCATAGGGAATATCTGGAACATTAACATTAAGGAAAGTTCTATCGGGGAGCCCTGTTTCAAGCAAGATGCGGGAGAGTCCTTGGGCCACACGGGCGGCGCTGTCAAAATGTTTCGGTTTCCATGAAGCGACCGATATGGCGATCGAGGGACAGCCGAGGAGACGCCCCTCCAGCGCGGCCGAAACCGTTCCCGAATAGGTGACATCGTCTCCCATATTGGGTCCGTGGTTGATGCCTGAAACAACGAGATCCGGCTTCGGTTGCAGCCTGTTCCGGATGCCTTTGACCGCCAAAAGGACACAATCTGTAGGAGTGCCGTCAACACTGAAAACCTGATCTTCATGCTGATGAACTCTCAGCGGCCGGCTGAGGGTCAAAGCATGGCTCGTCGCCGACTGTTCCCGATCCGGCGCCACAACCCAGAGATCCCCCAGGGATTCCATCCCCATTCTCAGGGCTTTTAATCCTTCCGCCCGAATTCCATCGTCGTTTGTGAGGAGAATCCGCATCTAGTGACTCCGCTCATGGCGCTCATCTTCAAGGCCGATGTTCATCTGCAGAAAGAATCCGGGTCCGAACCAATGCCGGATCCCGGATTCAAATGAGACCTGTCGGGGCGACTGGATTTGAACCAGCGACCACTTGCCCCCCATGCAAGTGCGCTACCGGGCTGCGCCACGCCCCGAACAAAATGGTTTTTTCCTACGGATCGAACACTACCAAAGGGTGGGGACTCCGTCCAGCCGGAAATCGGATCAGGGTCAATCCTCTCGATCCAGCAAGCCTCGGATCTCCTCCAATCCTTTTCGGATCTCGATCAGGATCTCCTGAGGCTCTTTGATTCCCCCCTCCTTCACCGGAGGAAGACCTTCGGGCATCTCCATCGAACGGCCTCGCATACGGGCATTGAGAAGCTTTTTCGCCCCGGCGATCGTAAACCCCTTTGCATGGAGAAGATCATGAATTGTCTCGACCAAACCGACATCCCGGGGGCGGTACTTGCGGTTCCCTCCCGCCCCCTTTTGGGGACGGAGCATGGAGAACTGAGTTTCCCAGTACCGGAGAACGTGAGGCTTTACACCGGTCCGTTCACTCACTTCACGAATGGAGTAATAGAGTTTTCCCGATTTCGTCACGGCTCTCTCCCAGCTAGCCCACCGGGAAATCTTCCTGTTCCCCGGTGAGGGAGATTTCATCCACCTCTGCCTTGGGTGGACGCAACATAAGATCTTTCAAGGCGCGTTGTGGGTCTTTGTTTTGGAACAAAATATCGTAAATTTCGCGGGCGATGGGCATTTCCACACCGGCTTCCCGGGCCAGCTTCAACGCCGCCCGGGTTGTAGGAACCCCTTCGGAAACAGAACCAAGAGTATCCAGTATCTCCTGAAGGGACTGCCCTTTGGCCAAACGGCGGCCGACCTGATGATTCCTGCTTAAGGGACTCCCGCAGGTTGTTACCAGATCCCCAAGACCGGCGAGACCCAGAAAAGTGTCCCGCCTTGCCCCCATGGCAAGACCCAGACGGCTCATCTCTGCTAGACCCCGTGTGAGAAGAGCCCCGTAACCATTATGTCCCAAGCGGAGTTCCTGGGCAAGACCTGCCGCGATGGCGATGACGTTTTTCAAGCTGACACCCAATTCAACGCCGATCAGATCCCGGCTGGTATAAACCCGGAACCCGGGACCATGAAAAAGTCTCTGGGCTCTTCTGGCCGCATCATCATCCTCTGAAGCCGCCACAATGGCTGTTGGAAGTCCGCGAAGGACTTCATCGGCTAAGCTCGGACCGGCCAGAATGGTCAGGTTTGAAACCCGGTCACCCAGTTCCGCCCGAATCAATTCGCTGGCCCGGGATCCGTCATCCTGCAAGCCCTTCGTGGCGCATACCCAGAGGGTTTTGGGATTCCAGGAAAGCGAGGAAATTCGGCGGAGAACCGGGCGCAGGAATTGGGAGGCCACAGCAATGACAATCGCATCAGCCCCTTGAAACGCCTCCTCCAAATGCCCGGTGATGGTTATCCCTTCGGGGAGAGGCCAATCCGGAAGATAGGTCGCATTAATTCTGGATTTCTGAATTTCGGCCGCCACCTTGGGATCATGATGCCAGAGCCGGCTCTGATGGCCGCATCGGGCCAAATGAATCGCAAGGGTTGTGCCCCAGTTCCCCCCCCCGATGACAGCCGTCATTTTCGGAATCTGTGCTGTCACTCTGAGCCCCCTTTCCTCCGGCCGAACCTCGATTCCTCCCCTTTCAGCAGACGACGGATATTGGAGTTGTGCCTCAAGATCCCCATCGCCGCCACAATGAGAGCCCATCCAATGAGCCAGGGGCGTTCCGCACCACCGCTCTTCAGTAAAATCAGACTCACCGGCAAAACCGCTGCCGCCGTGAGCGAGGCGAGCGAAACGATGCGGGTAATGGCGAAGAGACCGGCGAAGGCGCTCAGGGCGATGAGACAGGGCCATGGCATGAGGAGCGCGGCCGTGCCCGCCCCGGTGGCGACACCCTTGCCCCCTCGGAATCCCGCCCAGGGGGTGGTCACATGTCCGAGAATCGCCAACACACCACAAAGCGCCGGAAGATAGGCTCCATCCCCCGATCCGCCGGAAAGCGCCATCCGTCCCAGGGCCACCGCCAAGGCTCCTTTTGCCGCATCCAATAAAAAGACCATCAGACCAAGGTGGTATCCCAGGATCCGCGCCACATTGGTGGCCCCCAGATTGCCACTGCCCTGGCGCCGGATATCAACACCCTTCATCTGGCCTATCCACAGCCCCCAGGGCAGGGATCCTAAAAGATAACTAGATAGAAGAGCCAATATCCACATGTCGGTCCGATCGTATAAGCTTGGTTACTGGTTCTCTTTTTTGGAAGAACGCAGCCAGATACGCACAGGGACTTCTTTCAATCCCAGTCCATCGCGGATCCGATCCTCGAGATAGCGGAGTGTCGAGGTGCGTATCTCCGATTTGTCTTTTACATAAAGTGCGAAACTCGGAGGGCCCGTCGTGGCTTGGCGCGCGAATTTGATCTTCACCCGGGGTTCTCCCGAGCTCACGGTCAGCTCCTCCAGAAGCTCCATCAGACGCCTGGGCGGGAATACCTTTCTCCACGTATCAAGGAGTTCGAAAATCTTCGGCGCCAGCCGGCCGACCCGCTGCCCCGTCAGGGCCGAGATAAAATAAACCGGAACAAAGTCGAGAAAGGGCAGAGCATCCCGAAGATTCTTTTCAAATTCGATAGCAGTGTGCGTATCCTTCTCCACCATGTCCCACTTGTTCACTAAAATGATCGCCGCCCGGCCCGAATCCCGGATCAAGCCGGCGATCCGCTGATCCTGGCGGGCGATAGGTTGCGTGGCATCAATGAGAAAAAGGACAACCTCGGATCGTTCCAAAGCCTTGAGAGCCCGCATGGTTCCATAGAATTCAAGCGCGGGCAGCGAATGGGTGCGCCGTTTGATACCCGCTGTATCAACCAGAAGGATATTCCGTCCATGCCATTTCCAGACCAGATCGACGGCATCCCGCGTGGTTCCCGGAACACCGCTGACAATCATCCTTTCCTCACCGAGGATTTTATTGATCAGGCTTGATTTTCCGACGTTTGGTTGCCCCAGCACGGCGACCCGGACATCGGCATCCGGCGTCAACGCGGACCCACCCTCCGGCAACATCTTGACGACGGCATCCAGCATGTCGCCTATCCCCCGCCCCTCCTGTGCGGAGATCGGCAGAATCCGATCCCATCCAAGAGCTGTGAACTCGACCGCGACATTTTCAAGGGATTCCGAATCAGCCTTATTGACGACGACGAGCACCGGGGCGGAAAGGTTCTGCCGCCGGATCTCACCTGCGAACATTACATCAATGGGATGAAGCCCCTCGCGTGCGTCGGTCATGAATAAAACCAGGTCGCAATCGTGCAGCGCCTCAAAGAGCTGATGGGTGACCGCGCTCTGGATCTCTTCCTCATTCTCCGGGAGCCAACCGCCTGTATCGATCCAGGCGATGGTCAGGCCTTCCCAGATCGACTCTCCAATATGGCGGTCACGGGTCACACCGGGGACCGGGGATACGATGGCGAGCCGGCGTTTGAGAATTCTGTTGAACAATGTGGATTTGCCGACATTCGGACGGCCCACGATGGCGACAACGGGTCGGGACACGTGACTCTCCTTATATGAATTTTTACGCAAACGCCTTATGTATAACTGCTTAAATCAACCGCCGCCGCAGGATGGCCCCAGCTCGTGAGGATAACCCCCACCGCGAAATTCCAGTGAGTGAGTCGAGGCGAAGGGCTCGGCACTGACCGGTACGCCCAGAGCTTTTTCAATATCCAGGGGGCGCATGTCGTCCAGGAATAGTCCGTTGTCATTGACCGTCGCTGGTGGGAGGAAGATCCGATCCCCCAATGGGCGGCCCCCTTTGGCCCAAGCCTCAAGAGACTTGAGAATATCACATCCCGCCAAAAGACCGGCCACGGTAACGCCCCGTCCAAAGAAATGGTTCGGCACAGGCTGGATGCGAAATCTGAGCCGCCGATCCTCTCCGGTCCGCCGGAGTGCGCGTCTCAGCGTGCGGCCGAGAATCGGCGCAAAGAGTTCCCCGGTGACAAGGGTGAACTCCTTCTCGCCCCGCTGAAGCGCCCGTCCAAAGAGATCCGGCGCTTCATCACATTGCATGAAAAAATTCCTGGTGAGGCCGATTCCATTTTCCAACTGCGGGAAATCATCGTAGTGAACGGCGGGCGGAACGGGCCGCCCTACCAGCCGGTAAAACTCATCCGACAAATAAAGCCAGGTGATACCGTTCCGGCGCCGGAATCGGCGCTGCGTCGGGCGCGCTTGCATCATGATCTCACGGGCCAGCTCCGGTGTCACCGGATCAAGGGAAGAGGTTTTTTCCCGGTGATCGGTCATCCCCAAGGGGACAATGGCCAGGGATTCGACAGCGGGATAAAATTCCGCCAGGGTGTCGATCGTACGAAGCAGATCGTTTCCATCGTTATAACCCGGGCAAAGGACGATCTGCGTATGCATTCGGATATTGCCCTCTGCGAGACGTCCCAGCAATTTGAGGATATCCCTGTCTTGCCTTGGCCGGAGGAGTCTTTTTCGAACATCGGGATCGGTCGAATGCACTGAAATGTATAAGGGCGACAGTCTCTGCCGGATGATTCGTTCGATTTCCCAATCCTTTAAATTGGTCAGTGTGATAAAATTACCGTGAAGGAATGAGAGACGGTAATCCTCATCTTTAACATAAAGGGTTTTACGCAGGCCTTCGGGATTTTGATCGACAAAGCAAAAGAGACAATCATTCCCACAGGTACGGATCTTTTCCTGTTCAAATTCGATACCCATATCCTCCCCCGCCGGGAGGTAGCACGACAGGGACCGTCGGGAGGTTTCATGCAGATACTCGATTTCAAGATCCTCATCTGCGACGCAAAAATGAAAATCGAGGGTATCGCGTACCTGTTCCCCGTTAATGGAGAGCAGACGGTCTCCGGGTTTGAGACCGAGGGATTCGGCGGGAGACCCGGGAATGACGCTGGAAATCTTCAAGGGCATCGGCGATCCACCTATCCGGCGGCCGAAAAGAAGGCCCCGGAGGCCGGGGCCAAGTTTATCAGAGCGGGCGACGAGATTTGAACTCGCGACCCTCAGCTTGGGAAGCTGATACTCTACCACTGAGTTACGCCCGCTGATGTCTGAAATATATCGTAACGGGATCCATCTCCCCCTGTCAAGCATACCTATCCTATTGATTTTCAGTCGATTCCGGTGGATTACTGAGGTATCGGGCTTGGAGATTGAATATCTTCATGGTGATTCCGTAGATCTCTCAGAAGAGCATGATCGCTGTTTCCATATCAACGGTGCGGAGAAAAAGGGGAACAAGATGAGAAGAATATTGTGGGTCGCGCTGATGGCGGTGTTTCTAACAGCCACTGGGGTTGTTGCGGGCGAGGTCGTCACAATCGATGGTGTCACACATATCAAAAATTCGGCGCAACCGGATCAGGGCATTGAAAAACTGGAACTGAAAGAGCTATGGCGTGCCGGCGGCGACACTGATGAGGCGATCTTCGGACTGATCATTAAGTGCCTCGTCGACAAAGAGGGGAACATCTACCTTTTGGACACCCAATTGAGTGAGGTTTCGGTCTATTCCCCCGAGGGTGTGAATATCAAAACCCTCAGCCGCGAAGGAGACGGACCGGGAGAGATCCGGGGACCGGCCGATATGCTCTTTCTACCCGATGGCACTCTGGGGATCCTGCAGGCAATGCCGGGTAAGATTGTCAAAGTTGATCTCGAGGGGAATCCCGCGGGGAATATCACGGCCACCAGCGGCGAGGCCGCCGAAGGACTTGTTGTCTTTACCAATGCCGCGGGAAATGAGACTGGCCTTATCATCAGCG
This portion of the Candidatus Eisenbacteria bacterium genome encodes:
- a CDS encoding protein-L-isoaspartate(D-aspartate) O-methyltransferase — protein: MVEEQIQGRRINHPQLIEAMLKTPRHLFVPQEQCESAYDDRALPIGSGQTISQPYMVALMTVALDPVPGMKVLEVGTGSGYQAAILAMMGVDLWTVERIAALSLRAQNLLTGLGLINVRFRIGDGSKGLAEGSPYDGILVTAGAPDLPSSLKGQLAEGGRLVIPTGSLGVQDLVVVTRRGDDYHEENHGACAFVPLVGEEGWKP
- the surE gene encoding 5'/3'-nucleotidase SurE: MRILLTNDDGIRAEGLKALRMGMESLGDLWVVAPDREQSATSHALTLSRPLRVHQHEDQVFSVDGTPTDCVLLAVKGIRNRLQPKPDLVVSGINHGPNMGDDVTYSGTVSAALEGRLLGCPSIAISVASWKPKHFDSAARVAQGLSRILLETGLPDRTFLNVNVPDIPYDEIKGVRVTKLGDRVYRDVIIDKVDPRGRPYYWIGGDDPDWKYDESSDFFAVQAGYVSVTPISLDRTDFRSVQEMGGWNFDAVFNGNNG
- a CDS encoding MerR family transcriptional regulator, which translates into the protein MKSPSPGNRKISRWASWERAVTKSGKLYYSIREVSERTGVKPHVLRYWETQFSMLRPQKGAGGNRKYRPRDVGLVETIHDLLHAKGFTIAGAKKLLNARMRGRSMEMPEGLPPVKEGGIKEPQEILIEIRKGLEEIRGLLDRED
- a CDS encoding NAD(P)-dependent glycerol-3-phosphate dehydrogenase; protein product: MTAQIPKMTAVIGGGNWGTTLAIHLARCGHQSRLWHHDPKVAAEIQKSRINATYLPDWPLPEGITITGHLEEAFQGADAIVIAVASQFLRPVLRRISSLSWNPKTLWVCATKGLQDDGSRASELIRAELGDRVSNLTILAGPSLADEVLRGLPTAIVAASEDDDAARRAQRLFHGPGFRVYTSRDLIGVELGVSLKNVIAIAAGLAQELRLGHNGYGALLTRGLAEMSRLGLAMGARRDTFLGLAGLGDLVTTCGSPLSRNHQVGRRLAKGQSLQEILDTLGSVSEGVPTTRAALKLAREAGVEMPIAREIYDILFQNKDPQRALKDLMLRPPKAEVDEISLTGEQEDFPVG
- the plsY gene encoding glycerol-3-phosphate 1-O-acyltransferase PlsY, translated to MALLSSYLLGSLPWGLWIGQMKGVDIRRQGSGNLGATNVARILGYHLGLMVFLLDAAKGALAVALGRMALSGGSGDGAYLPALCGVLAILGHVTTPWAGFRGGKGVATGAGTAALLMPWPCLIALSAFAGLFAITRIVSLASLTAAAVLPVSLILLKSGGAERPWLIGWALIVAAMGILRHNSNIRRLLKGEESRFGRRKGGSE
- the der gene encoding ribosome biogenesis GTPase Der codes for the protein MSRPVVAIVGRPNVGKSTLFNRILKRRLAIVSPVPGVTRDRHIGESIWEGLTIAWIDTGGWLPENEEEIQSAVTHQLFEALHDCDLVLFMTDAREGLHPIDVMFAGEIRRQNLSAPVLVVVNKADSESLENVAVEFTALGWDRILPISAQEGRGIGDMLDAVVKMLPEGGSALTPDADVRVAVLGQPNVGKSSLINKILGEERMIVSGVPGTTRDAVDLVWKWHGRNILLVDTAGIKRRTHSLPALEFYGTMRALKALERSEVVLFLIDATQPIARQDQRIAGLIRDSGRAAIILVNKWDMVEKDTHTAIEFEKNLRDALPFLDFVPVYFISALTGQRVGRLAPKIFELLDTWRKVFPPRRLMELLEELTVSSGEPRVKIKFARQATTGPPSFALYVKDKSEIRTSTLRYLEDRIRDGLGLKEVPVRIWLRSSKKENQ
- a CDS encoding DUF512 domain-containing protein, whose product is MPLKISSVIPGSPAESLGLKPGDRLLSINGEQVRDTLDFHFCVADEDLEIEYLHETSRRSLSCYLPAGEDMGIEFEQEKIRTCGNDCLFCFVDQNPEGLRKTLYVKDEDYRLSFLHGNFITLTNLKDWEIERIIRQRLSPLYISVHSTDPDVRKRLLRPRQDRDILKLLGRLAEGNIRMHTQIVLCPGYNDGNDLLRTIDTLAEFYPAVESLAIVPLGMTDHREKTSSLDPVTPELAREIMMQARPTQRRFRRRNGITWLYLSDEFYRLVGRPVPPAVHYDDFPQLENGIGLTRNFFMQCDEAPDLFGRALQRGEKEFTLVTGELFAPILGRTLRRALRRTGEDRRLRFRIQPVPNHFFGRGVTVAGLLAGCDILKSLEAWAKGGRPLGDRIFLPPATVNDNGLFLDDMRPLDIEKALGVPVSAEPFASTHSLEFRGGGYPHELGPSCGGG